The genome window ATTCCGTTCAGTCTTACCCGGTTGCCAGGTGCATTGGTAAAAACGCCACCGCCCGTTTCAACTCGATTCTGGTTGCTACACCTGGTTCTCATATCGATACCGGCTCCAAAGTCTACCTCGAAGCAGAAGGTGCAAAAACCGAAGTTATTTCACGGGCTATTACAACCGGCGGCACGATAATAGCCAGGGGTTATATCGAAGGCGCCAGCCCGGATGTTAAAGGCCACCTTGAATGTGGCGGCCTTATTCTGGGCAATAACGGTGGAGCAATTCATGCCATACCAGAACTGATGGGAACCCTTGCCGGTGTAGACCTTTCCCACGAAGCTGCTGTAGGTAAAATTGCCGAAGAAGAAGTTGAATATCTGATGGCCAGAGGGCTTACGCATGATGAAGCCACTGCCGCCATTGTAAGAGGGTTCCTTAACGTAGATATCTCCGGCCTACCCCCGGAACTGGATGCCGAGCTTAAAAAGGCTATTAAAGAAAGCGAAGGGGAGCTTTTTTAGCCCTTCTTAACAAACACCTTTTAAGCGGATTATAATAGTTACAGCAATCAATGGAGGCGCAACATGAGCAAGGGTAGCACTGGTTCCATGGCTGGTATTTTCTGGTTTGCTGGCTGGTTATTTACAATTTCGTATGCCCACCTGGTATGGTGGAAGATTATTCTGGGTATTGTAGTCTGGCCGTTGTTCCTGGGGCAGGCACTGGGTTAATCACCAGCTTTTGACACACAATTAAGCCATTAGCTACAATAAAGCTTCTTGGGCCGCTAGCTCAATTGGCAGAGCAACTGACTCTTAATCAGTAGGTTACAGGTTCGAGACCTGTGCGGCTCACCAGGTTGGAACGCGCTTACCTTTTTCTTTTCCTAAACTAGCTAGAAACACTTAGTGCCTTCACCTACATCATCGATAGTCGGAGTATTTCTAGTAATTCCCGCATTGCGGTCAAACTCAACAACAGGGCCATCAATTTTTATCAGTTTGTATACAGGATCACCAAATGGATATCTCTTTTTTGATGATTAACTCTGTTTTTTCATCGCAGTGTTAATAACATTCTTCCAAGCGATGCTATTATCATAAGAGCTCAACCTATCAACGGTATCTTTAACATTTCTAGCTATTCGTTGATATAGATCTTCATTTGTTAGCAGCTCTGATATGGCACCGGAAAACGCTTTATAGTCTGCAGGGTCTTCTACAACATAGGAATTATAGCCATCCTTTGCAATATCGGTTATATCTCCACAGTTAGACACAACTGCTGGTAAACCACAAAATAATGCTTCTAGATATACATTTGGGAAACCTTCGCGTTTTGAGGTGAGAATTAAGACTCGTGATTTGTTTAAATAAACATGAACGTCTTTCTTATAACCTAAGAATTGTATATTACTTTCTATACCGAGTTCGGGTAACATCTCTTTAAGTTGGTTGCGAAGAGGACCATCTCCAATAATAATTGCTTTTATATTCGGTATTATTTTATTTGCTTCTTTTATCGAGAGAAGTACAGTTTCAACATTTTTTACCTGAGCGAGCCTGCCAACAAAAATAACATCAAATACTTTCGTTTCGTTAGTAGGATAAAACCTGTCTGCGTTAGGACAACTGATAACAGGAAATACCTTGTAAGAAGACACACCATGTTTTACGAGGAAGTCCTTGGTGACAGACCCTGTGGTGACAATCGCATTAGAACTTTTTAAAATAGCCAGCATGCACTTGCCGTATAATTTCAAGTCCTTACTTGGATTATAGATTACAGGAC of Dehalococcoidales bacterium contains these proteins:
- a CDS encoding glycosyltransferase; this encodes IQMGNVGDSIIDHLISPIARVEDVDEIMLVVRKPGPQIENIKYYCPPKCLRTIPGIAIIFEFFILITLSLCKNPGYIGGYLFFPHGLLAYIVAKITRKPIVIVLIAGPVELYSIASPVIYNPSKDLKLYGKCMLAILKSSNAIVTTGSVTKDFLVKHGVSSYKVFPVISCPNADRFYPTNETKVFDVIFVGRLAQVKNVETVLLSIKEANKIIPNIKAIIIGDGPLRNQLKEMLPELGIESNIQFLGYKKDVHVYLNKSRVLILTSKREGFPNVYLEALFCGLPAVVSNCGDITDIAKDGYNSYVVEDPADYKAFSGAISELLTNEDLYQRIARNVKDTVDRLSSYDNSIAWKNVINTAMKKQS